The Prionailurus viverrinus isolate Anna chromosome X, UM_Priviv_1.0, whole genome shotgun sequence genome segment ATTGGTATCTATTACCCTGGCTGCTGTGCTACTCAGAGGGTGTCAGGAGCATTGTGGTATTCCTGGCCACATGCTTCAGGACAGGCAATGGATGGCAGTCCAGAACCTGCCCAGATGGCGTTGACTTAGATAATAAGGAGTCCAGCAGACACGACCTTTGAGCAATAGCAGAAACAACTCAAGCTGTTTAGTCTGGCGGGAGTAGATTTAGGGTAGCTGTTGGGATTGGATGATTGTGgtggataatttttatttgtctctccccattcttttattctctgtctttttccattgggcCTTGTATCTTAGGAGGCTCCTTGCCCTTTATCTACCAGTGAGAagcatggggcggggggtggggggggggtggattaaAGGGTGGGAAGAATGTGAGATGGGTACGTATTCCCTCGCTTGGCCACCTTCCTACTGGCTTGGTGGGTGGTCCTCTCCTCCAGCTTCAACTACTCTCTCTGGCCTCAGGTAAGCTTTCCTTCCCCTCGACTCTTCCGGTTTAAGATCTTGCTCTTGCTAGCTCTGGGGTGTGCCCATCTTTGTAAACACCCTTTTACCACACTGTCCTCAATTACCCTGCCTGAGTGTGGGATTTGTTTCCTGCTGGGACCAGATTCGTGCTGATGCTGGAATGATTAGGATGACGGTCTTTGAATATTTCAAGGGCTGTCATATGGAAGAGGGTGGAATTAAGACAAAAGAGTAGAAGTTACAAGAAGATTGGGTTCATGtactcacttattcattcaactaatCTCAGTAAGCCTCTACAACATGCCAAGCATTGTGCTAACCCCACAGCAAATGCTTCAAGAGCTCAGGGCAAAGGGAGTTCATCAGGGTTAGAAGTCAGAGAGGCCTCCCAGAAAATGATGCAGGGGAAAGAAAGGCCAACCTGGGCAGGAGTGttcctggggggcgcctgggtggttcagtctgttgagcgaccgactcctgatcttggctcaggtcatgatctcacagttaagtgggcttgagctccgcatcaggctggGCACTGAGGGCCTggagccaacttgggattctgtctctccttctctctactctTCACCTGTTcgtgtcctctctctcaaaataaattaattaaaaaaatatttttttaaaaacagaggaaTGTTCCCAGAAGAGGAATTTATAGGTGAGAGGGCTGGAGGGATAAGAGTGAAAGAGGTTCattctagaaaatgaaagaaaccgTACATTGAGCATCTGTCTCTTCCGAGGgtgagagtgggggtggagggtgggagatgTTATCAAGGATGAGGCTGAGAGTGGGGAGGGCCAAACACACAGAGCTGTTGTGAACATGGACTTGATCCCAAGGGCCATGGGAGCCCCTTGATGGGTTTAAAGCTACGGAGACACCTAGTatgattttctctttccattataGAGTGAAGAGAGCAAGAATGTCCAAGGATCAGAGCTGTTCAGATGTAAATCCAGCTCCCTTGCCAGGGAAGGAGCAGCCAGTTCCCAGAAGCAGCCAAGGAGAGAATTCTTCTTTTTGGATGACAGCTTCAGGATATTTCCAATGAGGAAGCTGCACCGAGTGTGAAATGGGCCTCAAAAACATCCATGGCTCTTTCTAATTCTGAAAATTTGTAGACTCTTCTGGTCTGGACCCCATGCTTCACAGTGGGATGGAAGGCACCTAAGTTTGAGAACCTGTTTGCTTTCTTCCAAAACTGGCAACGAAAAGTCATTCTCTTCTTTCCCAGCCTCCCACCTTGGGCCTAGAAAGCAGGATACATGTCCATACCGGAGCCTCTGGGAATACGCAGGGCTCTAgtgtttgtgttcttttctcATCGCAGCTGACACAAGAGGGGCACTGGCCATGGCAAGTTCGAGAGAATAGCTCTGCCAGCATCCGACCTTCAGCCCTGCTAACAGTTGGCTCTATAGTCTAGGATATTAGACAGTTtcactggttttttttcttttcaaattaagcccttcagaaagaaaaagaaaaagaagaagaagaagaaagaagaagaagaagaagaaagaaagaaaagaaaaaaaagaagaaagggcaaGGTCTGAGGGCTCTGAAGGCAGCAGTGGCGTCAAGCACAGCAGCCCTCTTGTTCTGGAACTCCTTCTCAGGGACTGGGCAGATCTGTGTGTGATAACGCAGCTGTGTGCAAATGCCAACGCTGGGGCGATAATTATAGAAACCTTCTCATTATGCTTGAATGGGGGCCAAGGCAGGGCCCTGGCAGTGAGGGGGGTGCGAGGCTGCAAAATTGGCACTCTTTAGAGCGAGTTGGCTTTTGCAGCCTGCATGGGTATGTGAGGTGTGCCAGAGAGCCCAAGTTAGCACATCCTGTTGTCAAGCGCCCCTAGTGCCCACTTCTGCTCTCTTACCTCGATCAGTCTCTTTGTTCCTAACCAGACTGCAGCCAACATAGCCCTCTAGCAGTAAGGCTCAGTTTTCTAGTCTATTCCATTCAGCTGTTCCTGTGACTCCTCTTCCAGCCCCGTGGCatacttctctttctcctggCCCCTGGAATGACCTCCTGTTCCTTAACATTCCAGGTATAGAATGGGTTGGATCAGAGGTGTCTTGATCAGCGCTGATCAACCCAGTAagtccctgctctctgccctacAATGACACCAGAAGCAGCCTAGCTTTCCAGGCCCTTCTAATGGTCTTCAATGAAGACAAACTTATCTTGGCTGAAATACCCAGTAGCGAAAGACGATTAGAAAATTATCAAACTGAGGACGGGAACGGGGGCGGGAAGTGCCCGGAAGGAgcgagacagggagggacagggctGAGGAGAGGAAGGCGATGCGACGGACAGGCGCACCCACTCAGGCTGACTCTCGGGGGCGAGGTCGAGCCAGGGGCGGCTGCCCTGGGGGCGAGGCGACGCCGTCTCTTCCTCCACCTCGCGGCGGAACCCGAGGACAGGAGCCTCAGATGAAAGAAACTATCATGAACCAGGAGAAACTCGCCAAACTGCAAGCACAAGTGCGCATTGGTGGGAAAGGAACTGCTCGCCGAAAGAAGAAGGTGGTTCATAGAACAGCTACAGCAGATGATAAAAAACTTCAGTTCTCCTTAAAGAAGTTAGGAGTAAACAATATCTCTGGTATTGAAGAAGTGAATATGttcacaaaccaaggaacagtGATCCACTTTAACAACCCTAAAGTTCAGGCATCCCTGGCTGCGAACACTTTCACCATTACCGGCCATGCTGAGACAAAGCAGCTGACAGAAATGTTACCCAGTATCTTAAACCAACTTGGTGCAGACAGTCTGACTAGTTTAAGAAGGCTGGCTGAAGCTCTGCCCAAACAATCTGTGGATGGAAAGGCACCACTTGCTACCggagaggatgatgatgatgaagttcCAGATCTTGTGGAGAATTTTGATGAAGCTTCCAAGAATGAAGCAAACTGAATTGAGTCAACTTCTGAAGAAGATAAAACTTGAAGAAGTTACTGGGAGCTGCTATTTTATATtatgactgctttttaaaaattttgttcatggATCTGATAAAATCTAGATCTCTAATATTTTTAAGCCCAAGCCCCCTGGACACTGCAgctcttttcagtttttgcttataCACAATTCATTCTTTGCAGCTAATTAAGCTGAAGAAGCCTGGGAATAAAGTTTGAAACAAGATTAATAAAGTTCTTTgcctagtatttaaaaaaaaaaaaaaaaaaaaaaagaaaattatcaaactgTACTTCAAGTCCTAGCTTTAACAAGAGCACGGGAGGGGTCCCCCTAGTCTGGCCAGGATCACCATATCAGGGCAACAGGAGGGAACAGCAGGGGcatggggaagaggagaaggaaagagggagttGATATGAAAGCAACAGCCATGAAGGAGGGAGCCAAGCATAATGAAGTGAATTTACAagggtttcattttcttcatggaaaaTATGCCATTATCAAAAAGCAACTTCCTCTACAGGCATTTTTGCTTTTTCCAATAGAGATGAAGAAGTACAGTTTTATGTAACACATATAACAGGGAAAAGTAGAACGGTGACCCTGTGAAAATTAAAGCATTAAAAGTAATAAGCCTGCCATTGGCCGATAAACCACACAGACACCATGCCGTGCTATCTTGAGTATAAAGGTGACATTTTTACAGTTATTCCTATAGTAACTTCTTCAACAGCAACTGCATTTTGAACATCATGCACTCACACAGAGACTTTTTCCAGAGTTTGAGAATTTCTGAGGCTTTGTCCTTCAAGGTCCAGGTCAGGCATCCCGTTCCTAAAaatgcccgcccccccccccaacctgggtTTTTGGCTCCCACAGTATCTCCCTTTCATGCAAACGATTTCCATCATTAGTAACTGTTTACTTCTCTTTCCACCCACTAGATTATGGGCTTCCTGAAGACAAGAACCACATATTCATTTCTGAATCCCTGGTGTCTGCCAGTGGCTTGCTTTATAAATGTTTGGAGAGTTTAACAACTAATGAGCCCTATTTCTTGTCTTATCCTTTAAACCAATGAGAATACAGCTGGGAGCCAACTGAGTTAAATTAGATACATTGACTAATCCCTTCTATCCCCAAGATGCTGTAATTTTAGAACGTGCTGTTTTCTGCCTAAATCAGGAAGTGAATGAGGTTCTAAAGCAAGATAATTGTTTGGCTACATGAGaatgtgaaaagagaaagaaaaggatgtcTTCTAAGCAGAATCCTTCATTTAAAAGAGTGAGGTAAAGTGTGCCAAGGGTGGCCTGGAATTTAGGCTGGGTATATACAATGatgtataaacaaaattatagagacGTAGAAACATGAATTCTCATTGTTAGCAGAGAAGAGTCGAGAATTGAAGTCCAGAAGCAGTGACAACTGAAATTCTGACTGCAAGAAAAAATTGGAagccctccctcctttttttttcctggaaaggaaagctttgacttcataaaaataagttCAGAACGAAGGTGAAGCTTGCTTCTTTTCAGAATCAGCGGCTCAAGGGAGGTAGAAACCATTGGTAATCAATACAGAAAAGGCaatttaattggatttttattgtttttaaaagagaaatgtataGCATCAGACTTTTATGAGTTATACAAAAGGAAGAGGGAacataaaaaattcaataaagagaacaaataaaatatatatgcatctcCATTCTCTCTTGTCCATAGTTACTGGAATAAGTAAAAAAgaggattagagagagagaaagagagagaggtgggttGGGAGAGGCTTTGGATGCACTAACAGAAGGTACAGGAGGACACCAGTAAACCCACATAAACAGAGAAACATAACTAGAAAAGACACACTCAAATAAAGACCCAGATAAAGGTTTCCATGGCTTAGAATCTCCATTTTGTGTTTTGGAATAAGCTAGCAAAGCGTTTTAAAATCATGCTTCATGTTTGACCTCGGAGATCTCCATTTTTGGCATATGAGTTTGTGAGACTGATgtttgtgctgtgtgtgtgtgtgtatgtgtgtgtgggtggggaggtgtgtgtgggtgggtgagagagggagacagagacagagagaaaatgactCTCGAAAGGAATTGGCATAAAAGGTATGATGAGAACCTTTGTTCCGAGGAAGGACTGTTTTAGGAAGGgaatattttgagattttgaaTGGATTCCTTTGCAGACTTATTTTGGTTGCTGAAAGAGACAACATGGCATCGTTCACGGGAGGGTCAGAAAATAGGTTTCATTGGCTGCCATTTCTCTGGATACCCACATCATGTATTTGTCCTCACCTCACACTAGCCAGAATCCTGGAGTGGGATGGGGCTTGGGTGTTTGCATTACTGTTAACACACTGCTTCCCTCATGATCCCGTGGAAAGGGGGACACGAACCCAGCATCTAAGATTTTCCACCTTAGAAAAGAGATTCTTAACCAGAGAACCATTCGTTGACACGATGATTAATCGTGGTCCACCAAC includes the following:
- the LOC125157555 gene encoding transcription factor BTF3-like isoform X1 — encoded protein: MRRTGAPTQADSRGRGRARGGCPGGEATPSLPPPRGGTRGQEPQMKETIMNQEKLAKLQAQVRIGGKGTARRKKKVVHRTATADDKKLQFSLKKLGVNNISGIEEVNMFTNQGTVIHFNNPKVQASLAANTFTITGHAETKQLTEMLPSILNQLGADSLTSLRRLAEALPKQSVDGKAPLATGEDDDDEVPDLVENFDEASKNEAN
- the LOC125157555 gene encoding transcription factor BTF3-like isoform X2, which encodes MNQEKLAKLQAQVRIGGKGTARRKKKVVHRTATADDKKLQFSLKKLGVNNISGIEEVNMFTNQGTVIHFNNPKVQASLAANTFTITGHAETKQLTEMLPSILNQLGADSLTSLRRLAEALPKQSVDGKAPLATGEDDDDEVPDLVENFDEASKNEAN